The window CGCGGCACGGTGCGACTGCGCTCGATCGACTACCGAGACAAGCCCAGGGTCGACCCGAAGTACTTCACCGATCCCGAGGGCCACGACCTGCGGGTCATGATCGCGGGCATCCGCAAGGCGCGCGAGATCGTCGCGCAGCCCGCGATGGCCGAGTGGGCCGGACGCGAACTGTCGCCCGGCGCGGACGCCGTGACCGACGAGCAGCTCGAGGACTACATCGTCCGCACCCACAACACGGTCTACCACCCCGTCGGCACGGTGCGGATGGGGCCGGACGACGACCCCATGTCGCCACTCGACGCGCGCCTCCGGGTCAAGGGTGTGACGGGGCTCCGCGTCGTGGACGCGTCCGCGATGCCCGAGATCACGACGGTGAACCCCAACATCACGGTCATGATGATGGGTGAGAAGGCGGCGGAGCTGATCCGCGAGGATCGATGAATCCGCTCCCACCGCGCCGCAGGCCGTCCAGCCTTTCATTTCGTCGCGGGGCTTCCACGGTGCAACCATGACGCACACCCGTTTCGCGACCGAACTCGGCAGCCGGAGCCCGGGCGCTTGCGAGACGACCGCACGGTCGTATGGCGGGGCACCGGGACGAGTCGCTGAGGCCCGCCGGTCTCGGTGGAAGTGAGGCGAGGGGACAACCGTCCACGTCGTCGAGGTCACCGATCCGGAATACCCTGACAGGGTCGGTGGGCCGAACGTCGGCGCTCGCTCCGATGCTTCGGCTCGACGATACGATGGTCACGGTTCCGCCCGGGAGGGAGCGCCAGACGATCGGGACACGGGGGTGGAAGGTGCCAGGTCAACAGTCGGACCCGCTTGCACTCGAGCGACAGGTGTGTTTCGCGCTCACCCTGGCGGCGCGCAGCATCATTGCCGCCTATAGGCCGGTGCTCGCTCCGATGCATCTGACGCATCCACAATATCTCGTGATGTTGACGCTCTGGGAGCGGGCCCCGTTGTCCATCAAGGACATCAGTCGCACGCTTCATCTCGATCCCGGGACGCTTTCTCCGCTCATCAAGCGGTTGGAGCGAGTCGGATACGTGGAGCGACATCGAAGTCGATCGGATGAACGTTCGCTCGAGATCATGCTGACGTCCGCTGGAGTCGCCCTCAGGGCGCAGGCAGAGGCGGTCCCGACGACGATGATGCAGCGGCTGGGGATGTCCGCCTCGGAGCTCGAGGCTCTGCACGACTCGATGACGAAGGTGATCGTCGCTGCCCAGCACTTGGAGGTCGGCGACCACAACGGGTGAGTCGAGGGGCTCGCCGGTCGCTCCGGCGCCGAGCGTGTTCTGGACGGCATGCGCTTCGTGACGGCGGGGCGAACAGTCGGTGAGTTCGTCCGGGACGGGCAACCGCCTTCAGGGCTCGTCGGGGCACTGGAGGTTGACACCGGTTCCGCGATGCGCCCTGACGTTCGTGTTGCAGTTGCGGCAGAGCGGAAGCGGTCGAACGCCGACGTCAGCAGGCCCGGCAATTCTGATGAGTGCTGCGTTGAACCAACGGTAGAACCCGCCGGCGTCCCTGATTCGCTGACCGAGGGGCTTTCTGCGCGGTGGCTGCCACATGCGCGAAGCGTACCAATGATTGGTGTACCAATTAACATCGGGCTTCGGCGTGCTGCGGCCCCGGCGTAGCGGGCGCGGTGAGGGGACGTTCGCCGGGTTCTCGCCGCATCTTCTTCTCGTCACGCCGATTCGAGCGGTCGACCTTCTGCCGACTGCCCATCGCTCCGGGAAGGTTGACGCCCGTTGCCGCCACCGTGTGGAGCTCCGGGACACGGCTGTGTAGCC is drawn from Pseudoclavibacter chungangensis and contains these coding sequences:
- a CDS encoding MarR family winged helix-turn-helix transcriptional regulator → MPGQQSDPLALERQVCFALTLAARSIIAAYRPVLAPMHLTHPQYLVMLTLWERAPLSIKDISRTLHLDPGTLSPLIKRLERVGYVERHRSRSDERSLEIMLTSAGVALRAQAEAVPTTMMQRLGMSASELEALHDSMTKVIVAAQHLEVGDHNG